In Acholeplasma equirhinis, the following proteins share a genomic window:
- a CDS encoding Ig-like domain-containing protein — translation MKKILFSFMLFLSALLIVACDEVVEEPVEITLSANTTLINLKEGETFELVVTTNDEEGYTASVLDEEIASLDDLVVTGLKHGQTKIRVESVSNEAIFLEITLNVTKEVAISLSDIEGVIWVGQSIELVYEANDEVTFESSDESIAIIDENGFVEFVGAGTVTLTIKSLLDPEVTDSIEVTVLSLAEEIVLVGNTKANIGTNRQLLVSFAPVTAISGVSFSVDDDSLATITEEGLITFLKTGKVKVTATYELNPELVAELEIDIFDIVYLDASVQSGSIEHEGLDFVFGERLFNKFADLDSVLTEETEVIVAAGTYNDSFTITSSFNLTKLGVIKLGGLITIDAPNLTISGFEFVENGGILAKPSATNLSIVSNKFEGLAEDAIVIEEANGLTINQNDFVNLSKDGIKVLDFKTGDITILKNKFNQAGIAISVLGEQYQSNSKLSIQRNEIQNVKSGFSILLGEQQISAIVRFNSLASFSEEAAIANRDYVDFTLNHWGSAELDLNDFEGIPERMLLGHYKQKNNIPSEASYNPAVPQFIFITNPIEEIFIGSTFKLEWDYLPYELTGARFRLITTDAEVLMPNDNGILTPKRSGLATITVRSANAATINTVITISVTTDPGIDIIPSQKEQNLVIGDKVTLEAVPFPYTLSNEAVTYESLNTNIATVTENGEVTGLQAGDVIIRVRLQSDPSVYNDYTVQFFESLDSNNLLDLLTIYQVGYTQEYRYDVIGTGMTFKNVDYESVSKYYFDNNIEVNTSKMVPVSNGIRPGIKKPAHPAGITTYNPQNVYWLTIHDTANNAPGSGALSHANYLYNAAMVGTVLNTSWTYTMDDEYLYQHVPEDEVSYHAGDGSTLPGQSATYLGGGNRNGIAIEMSVAQDDDIYRVWQRTAKFATQRMVYYNLPRGHLRFHRDFSGKICPNTLINSGLVSYFQEFADVEYQVWKEFADATIGMTSHNPEILDDHGRIIAKPNHATTISYTINIEYMGQSMSRTFFVHIPGTIR, via the coding sequence ATGAAAAAAATATTATTTTCGTTCATGCTATTCTTAAGTGCCCTTTTAATCGTCGCATGTGACGAAGTTGTTGAAGAACCGGTAGAAATTACACTTTCTGCGAATACGACTTTAATCAACTTAAAAGAAGGTGAAACTTTTGAATTAGTTGTAACAACCAATGATGAAGAAGGCTACACTGCTTCAGTATTGGATGAAGAAATTGCTAGTTTAGATGATCTAGTGGTTACAGGTTTAAAACACGGACAAACAAAAATTCGTGTTGAATCTGTATCTAATGAAGCCATATTTTTAGAAATTACACTGAATGTCACAAAGGAGGTAGCAATCTCACTATCTGATATCGAAGGTGTGATTTGGGTTGGGCAATCAATCGAATTAGTATATGAAGCAAATGATGAAGTTACTTTTGAATCATCAGATGAAAGTATTGCGATCATTGATGAAAATGGTTTTGTAGAATTTGTTGGTGCAGGTACTGTGACATTAACAATTAAATCTCTTTTAGACCCTGAAGTAACTGACTCAATCGAAGTGACAGTCTTAAGCTTAGCAGAAGAGATTGTTCTTGTTGGTAATACAAAGGCTAACATCGGAACAAATCGTCAACTGTTAGTTTCATTTGCACCAGTGACTGCTATATCAGGTGTTTCATTCTCTGTTGATGATGACAGTTTAGCTACCATTACAGAGGAAGGTCTAATTACTTTCTTAAAAACTGGTAAAGTTAAAGTAACAGCAACCTATGAATTAAACCCTGAACTTGTTGCAGAACTTGAAATTGACATCTTTGATATCGTTTATTTAGATGCATCCGTTCAATCAGGCTCAATCGAACACGAAGGATTAGATTTTGTCTTTGGTGAGAGATTATTTAACAAATTTGCAGATCTAGATTCTGTACTAACTGAAGAAACTGAAGTGATCGTTGCTGCAGGCACATATAATGATTCATTTACAATTACTTCTAGTTTCAATTTAACTAAATTAGGTGTTATTAAGTTAGGTGGTTTAATCACAATTGATGCACCAAATCTAACAATTTCAGGTTTTGAATTTGTAGAAAATGGTGGTATTTTAGCAAAACCATCTGCAACAAACCTTTCAATTGTTTCAAACAAATTTGAAGGTTTAGCAGAAGATGCGATTGTAATTGAAGAAGCTAATGGTTTAACCATTAATCAAAATGATTTTGTTAACCTATCAAAAGATGGTATCAAAGTACTAGACTTTAAAACTGGTGATATTACAATTCTTAAAAATAAATTTAATCAAGCTGGTATTGCAATTTCAGTATTAGGCGAACAATATCAATCAAATTCAAAATTAAGCATTCAAAGAAATGAAATTCAAAATGTTAAGTCTGGATTTTCGATTTTGTTAGGTGAACAACAAATTTCAGCAATTGTTCGTTTTAATTCACTTGCATCATTTAGTGAAGAAGCCGCAATTGCTAATAGAGATTATGTCGATTTCACATTAAACCATTGGGGTTCAGCTGAACTTGATTTAAATGATTTTGAAGGTATTCCAGAAAGAATGTTATTAGGACATTACAAACAAAAGAATAATATTCCTTCAGAAGCATCATATAACCCAGCAGTGCCACAGTTTATCTTTATTACAAATCCAATTGAAGAAATCTTTATTGGATCAACATTTAAACTAGAATGGGATTATTTACCATATGAATTAACCGGTGCAAGATTTAGATTAATTACAACAGATGCAGAAGTACTTATGCCAAATGATAATGGAATTCTCACACCAAAACGTTCTGGTCTTGCAACAATTACAGTAAGAAGTGCGAATGCTGCAACGATTAATACTGTCATCACAATTTCAGTTACAACTGACCCAGGTATTGATATTATCCCTTCTCAAAAAGAACAAAACTTAGTTATAGGGGATAAAGTGACATTAGAAGCTGTACCATTCCCATATACATTATCGAATGAAGCAGTAACTTATGAATCATTAAATACAAATATTGCAACTGTTACAGAAAATGGTGAAGTCACTGGTCTACAAGCAGGTGATGTTATCATTCGTGTCAGATTACAGTCTGATCCATCGGTATATAATGATTACACTGTACAATTCTTTGAAAGTTTAGATTCGAACAATTTACTTGATTTATTAACAATCTATCAAGTCGGATACACACAAGAATATCGTTATGATGTTATTGGTACAGGTATGACATTTAAGAATGTGGATTATGAGTCAGTTTCAAAATATTATTTTGATAACAATATAGAGGTGAATACTTCTAAGATGGTGCCAGTTTCTAATGGTATCCGTCCAGGCATTAAAAAACCTGCACATCCTGCAGGTATCACAACATATAATCCTCAAAATGTATATTGGTTAACAATCCATGATACAGCAAATAATGCTCCAGGTTCTGGTGCTTTATCGCATGCTAATTATCTATATAATGCTGCAATGGTGGGTACTGTTTTAAATACATCATGGACATATACAATGGATGATGAATATTTATATCAACACGTACCAGAAGACGAAGTTTCATATCATGCAGGTGACGGTTCAACATTACCAGGACAATCAGCTACCTATTTAGGTGGTGGTAACAGAAATGGTATTGCGATTGAAATGTCAGTTGCTCAAGATGATGATATTTACCGTGTATGGCAAAGAACAGCTAAGTTTGCTACGCAAAGAATGGTTTATTATAATCTTCCACGTGGACATTTAAGATTCCATAGAGATTTCTCGGGTAAGATTTGTCCAAATACTTTAATTAATTCAGGACTTGTTTCATATTTCCAAGAATTTGCTGATGTTGAATATCAAGTATGGAAAGAATTTGCTGATGCGACAATTGGAATGACATCGCATAATCCTGAAATTTTAGATGATCATGGCCGCATTATTGCAAAACCTAATCATGCAACAACTATTTCATACACAATTAACATCGAATATATGGGACAATCTATGTCACGTACATTCTTTGTACATATTCCTGGTACAATTCGCTAA
- a CDS encoding N-acetylmuramoyl-L-alanine amidase — protein MKKFFLILMLILGFFTLVSCEDPNKEPGDEDPIIEEPIEEEPEIPEFEDLGKANVGTQRKIVTEEIGLKTYYTSNANLATVDADGVIKFLQKGTVVITENVEDGNSSTFIIEIVDEILIDANANEGDTQILNGLKFVFGEKLFSDLVEAEDILNDGTQMTLLTGVYEGDLKIGKNNVAIKRQGEVTLKGKLTLDAEMITIKDLIFEEKGSIHITSNAKNVSIENNTFRNLKEVAITAESSNSLQIIGNTFEAIDNDAITVLSIHSGYLRVNKNKFESVKTAVSIETSSYDETATVNVERNEISDAMTGFIILLQGEKIPAIVRFNSLENYHELAAKSNLNSGVDFTLNYWGMEELNLNDFVNIPEMMLIGHYKQKADIVSEVSYNPNQPLAFFITNPVEELYVRDTYQLEWVHLPYELPQANVQILTSKQLSLKADQTGKLEAIRSGLVTITIRSTSNNKVRTDIDISVITDPGIDITPETKEQTLIKGDSIKLNILPFPYTLENEALDIVSLQPNIATVDETGLVTSINAGDVTIRVSLKSDPFVFNEYTISFYENLDENNLLDLLTMYQVHYSKLYTYTVTGIGDPYIREDHESVSKFYFENLEIQEILVPLDQEHSGGTRGGQSRPAVPADLPTYNAANIYWIVVHDTAVNTHAGSAAYYAQYLVNKAISGPEDFTSWNYTIDDKDTIRHIPEEEVAWHAGDGSTLPGQGAFLGGGNKNGIGIETSVTIGTDIYRTWQRTAKFAGDALVRWNLPRTQVKFHRDFSGKNCPQTLIASGLMPYFEQMVDVEYKVAKNFQDAEILFESHNLDLLDNHGRIIGIPDVAQTVSYTVTVTFNGVTQARTFFTHIPGSIR, from the coding sequence ATGAAGAAATTTTTTCTAATCCTCATGTTAATTTTAGGTTTCTTTACACTTGTTTCATGTGAAGACCCAAACAAGGAACCTGGTGATGAGGATCCTATTATTGAAGAACCAATCGAAGAAGAACCAGAAATTCCTGAATTTGAAGATTTAGGTAAAGCAAATGTCGGCACACAAAGAAAGATTGTAACCGAAGAGATTGGACTTAAAACTTACTATACATCAAATGCTAATTTAGCAACTGTTGACGCAGATGGCGTCATAAAGTTTCTACAAAAAGGGACAGTTGTCATCACTGAAAATGTAGAAGATGGTAATTCGTCTACTTTTATCATTGAGATCGTAGATGAAATCTTAATAGATGCAAATGCTAACGAAGGTGATACTCAAATTTTAAATGGCCTTAAATTCGTATTTGGTGAAAAATTATTTAGTGATTTAGTTGAAGCAGAAGATATCCTAAATGATGGTACACAAATGACACTCTTAACAGGTGTTTATGAAGGTGATTTAAAGATTGGTAAAAACAATGTAGCAATCAAACGCCAAGGTGAAGTGACATTAAAAGGCAAGCTCACTTTAGATGCTGAAATGATTACAATTAAAGACCTGATATTTGAAGAAAAAGGTTCAATTCATATCACTTCAAATGCTAAAAATGTAAGTATTGAAAATAATACTTTTAGAAATTTAAAAGAGGTTGCAATCACAGCTGAATCATCTAATTCACTACAAATTATTGGAAATACTTTTGAAGCAATAGATAATGATGCGATTACAGTTTTATCAATCCACAGTGGATATTTAAGAGTTAATAAAAACAAATTTGAATCAGTAAAAACAGCAGTTTCAATTGAAACTTCAAGTTATGATGAAACAGCTACCGTTAACGTAGAAAGAAATGAAATTAGTGATGCAATGACAGGATTTATCATTTTATTACAAGGTGAAAAAATTCCAGCGATTGTTCGCTTCAATTCATTAGAAAATTATCATGAGTTAGCTGCAAAAAGTAATTTAAATAGTGGTGTTGACTTTACATTAAATTACTGGGGTATGGAAGAACTCAATTTAAATGACTTTGTTAATATTCCAGAAATGATGTTAATTGGACACTATAAACAAAAAGCAGATATCGTCTCTGAGGTTTCTTATAATCCAAATCAACCACTGGCATTCTTCATTACAAATCCAGTTGAAGAACTTTATGTTAGAGATACATATCAATTAGAATGGGTACATTTACCTTATGAATTGCCACAAGCAAATGTGCAAATTCTAACATCTAAGCAACTCTCACTTAAAGCAGATCAAACAGGTAAACTTGAAGCAATTAGAAGTGGACTTGTTACAATCACTATTCGTTCGACATCTAATAATAAAGTTAGAACAGATATTGATATTTCAGTAATTACTGACCCAGGTATTGATATTACACCTGAGACAAAGGAACAAACACTTATTAAAGGTGATTCAATCAAATTAAACATTTTACCATTCCCATATACACTTGAAAATGAAGCACTTGATATTGTTTCACTTCAACCAAATATTGCAACTGTTGATGAAACAGGTTTAGTGACATCAATTAATGCTGGGGATGTAACAATTCGTGTAAGTTTAAAATCTGATCCATTCGTCTTCAATGAATATACCATTTCATTCTATGAAAATTTAGATGAAAATAATTTATTAGACTTGCTGACAATGTATCAAGTTCATTACTCTAAACTCTATACATATACTGTTACAGGTATTGGAGATCCTTATATAAGAGAGGATCATGAATCAGTTTCTAAGTTCTATTTTGAAAACTTAGAAATTCAAGAAATTTTAGTACCACTCGATCAAGAACATTCAGGTGGTACACGTGGTGGTCAATCACGTCCTGCTGTACCAGCAGATTTACCAACATATAATGCTGCAAATATCTATTGGATCGTTGTCCATGATACTGCTGTGAATACACATGCAGGTTCTGCAGCTTATTATGCACAATATTTAGTAAATAAAGCAATTAGTGGTCCAGAAGATTTTACATCATGGAACTATACGATTGATGATAAAGATACTATTCGACACATTCCTGAAGAAGAAGTTGCATGGCATGCAGGTGATGGTTCAACATTACCTGGTCAAGGTGCATTCCTTGGTGGTGGTAATAAAAACGGCATTGGTATTGAAACCTCTGTAACAATTGGTACAGATATTTATAGAACATGGCAAAGAACAGCTAAATTTGCAGGTGATGCACTTGTGCGTTGGAATTTACCAAGAACTCAAGTGAAATTCCATAGAGATTTCTCTGGTAAGAACTGTCCACAAACATTAATCGCATCTGGTTTAATGCCTTACTTTGAACAAATGGTCGATGTTGAATATAAAGTTGCTAAAAACTTCCAAGATGCAGAAATTTTATTTGAATCTCACAATTTAGATTTACTCGATAATCACGGAAGAATTATTGGTATTCCTGATGTTGCACAAACAGTATCATATACTGTGACAGTTACATTTAATGGTGTAACACAAGCAAGAACTTTCTTTACACATATTCCTGGTTCAATCCGTTAA
- a CDS encoding serine hydrolase domain-containing protein, with protein MKESIRALLLEGIQEGKFPGCQYAIVTPNSIDFDYVGQKQIVPTVEATLGNEIYDVASLSKVVSTTTLTLKLVEKGLLSFETTVSSVLPRFKHEHITIKDLLGHCSGLPADIKNAKALKNKDEVFEKIYEMGLIYETGKDYVYSDCGFILLGEIIETITKEKINKLAEAWIFKPLGMKDSSYLPDLSRVVPTELREDDVYQGLLKGKVHDEKSFAMEGLSGHAGLFSTASDLAIFIQSILNDKFILSKEMTEYLFKPIISKEISGLSVTRTYGWLKPDKGSFAGHFHDLNETIGHTGFTGCHMFIDRKNKIGFVLLSNAVHPKRELNGIIPLRSKIGDIIYQKGGIL; from the coding sequence TTGAAAGAGTCTATACGTGCGCTACTTTTGGAAGGTATTCAAGAAGGTAAATTTCCTGGATGCCAATATGCAATCGTAACACCTAATTCAATCGACTTTGATTATGTTGGGCAAAAACAAATAGTCCCAACCGTGGAAGCAACTTTGGGTAATGAAATCTATGACGTGGCATCTTTATCCAAAGTTGTTTCAACCACGACTTTAACATTAAAACTTGTTGAAAAAGGCTTACTTTCTTTTGAAACAACAGTAAGTTCTGTGCTACCACGATTTAAGCATGAACATATTACAATTAAAGACTTACTTGGACATTGTTCAGGACTACCTGCAGATATTAAAAATGCTAAAGCACTAAAGAACAAAGATGAAGTCTTTGAAAAGATTTATGAAATGGGTTTAATCTATGAAACAGGTAAAGATTATGTCTACTCAGACTGTGGATTTATCTTATTAGGCGAAATCATCGAAACAATCACGAAAGAGAAAATCAATAAACTTGCAGAAGCATGGATTTTTAAACCTTTAGGTATGAAAGATTCATCTTACCTGCCTGATTTATCCCGTGTTGTACCAACTGAATTAAGGGAAGATGATGTTTATCAAGGACTTTTAAAAGGTAAGGTACACGATGAGAAAAGTTTTGCTATGGAAGGATTATCTGGTCATGCAGGTTTGTTCTCTACAGCAAGCGATTTAGCGATATTTATACAGTCTATATTAAATGACAAATTTATACTCAGTAAAGAAATGACTGAATACTTGTTTAAACCAATTATTTCAAAAGAAATATCTGGTCTTTCGGTAACAAGAACCTATGGATGGTTAAAACCAGATAAGGGTAGTTTTGCTGGTCATTTTCATGATTTAAATGAAACTATCGGTCATACCGGTTTTACTGGATGTCATATGTTTATCGATAGAAAAAACAAGATAGGTTTTGTTTTATTATCTAATGCTGTTCATCCGAAAAGAGAACTAAATGGTATCATTCCGTTAAGATCTAAAATTGGCGATATCATTTATCAAAAGGGAGGTATTTTATGA
- a CDS encoding family 10 glycosylhydrolase, whose product MKKLIILLLTIVSLIAVLPQDETYAEMTEILDAQNVIVEEKGEFRAAWLSNFISSMPNYQNEAQWKTEVTKVLDTLEYFNFNAVIVHFRTHNNALYKSAINPRASFMAGVADWDVFDPMLWFVEESHRRGIEFHAWLNPYRVSSQYRVGSMPAANPESNASNVLNGAILNPGLPNVRQHIYDTIEEIIERYPVDAIHFDDYFYTNMGANGATTGATTILSEPDQATFVTYGAGYNTSSAASKADWRREQVNILIEGIHDLLSDFNEVTGRRVQFGISPTGIYKNGNGVVTYDAQGKPITTGSVSTGQTHYSSYLFADSLKWISEGWLDYILPQTYWGHTHPAAGYQNVMGWWDKVTKYLNVNLYSGIGVYMADGTGNYSWYNDPAEFTKQMNFLRTLENAQGFSVYRYNDLLNGKNGLTSNSAKQVRAAHESSWQTKTHLPVLQSFDPIIPNAVTNISHTSGNLKFDTQENAKFYYVYRSTGALNYSDEQIFKVVGNSSDAQITVPTGDAAGTYTYGVRAMSQTNHLGPTYQSSVPQPTINIAGTKVGLFYTSEVTITLSSDLPIYYKLNSGEYQLYTTPVVVNSNGNHTFSYYAQGAEENSNIASESFSVDRVNNVLPNITINGNVLPNGRYQVGSAVTITAASGQIWYKYNHGNQSIDWTLYTGPFTLDDATLVSGNYVIYAKTKDSGGVDSAEVQKTYQVGYAQPTLELAGEGEDPNYTWLEITINAQSPQPQFRINGGAWQNYTTPVDFAQSGTYKFEYRNANGDTIHSKEFTIVGLPAIPNYNIEGDMEGIYYVSPTILSFVAQAGNTIKYRMHNGVSWGSWTTYSEPLTFNYNGTFTVQYKAVNAGGIESEVEEVRIRMNMPYNEDNQYVIRDGQFVYYYNTQTPVELPTTYTEKDEEIRAVWVATVSNIDIGLHTSQADYKAKIISILNRLTALNFNTIFFQTRSMNDSFYPSEYAPFSRYLTGTEGVDPGWDVFEYLITEAHKRGIEVHAWMNPYRVSSGTGTKADQLAQLSNDNFAKQNPSYVIQDTSGHLILNPGIPEVRQYLYNIIAELMANYDVDGVHFDDYFYSYNGTPNAEDEVAFLANNPNSLSRDNWRRENINELVKTIFEMVETHNSSNQKAVKFGISPFGIWQNKTSDPIGSNSQGLQSYSAQYADSRKWVKEGWLHYIIPQLYWQFNHSTARFADLVDWWVETVSGTDVKLIIGQGFYRYAETSNNWTDQNELLEQIRYMSQYDEIIGSSFFSYKTLNSPHAFVTQAITRLQNIFWTKRATFPWDTTVSEPQPIVNYTVTFDTNGGSNVAYQIVQEGMFAEEPIEPTKPGFNFEGWYIDQALTQRFDFDTPITSNITLYAKYEQEQEPVVEVTVSFNTNGGSEVESQTVPKDTHATRPTAPTKEGYDFVGWFKDEALTQEFSFGTAIFEDMTLYAKWQAKTVTPEPQPATGCWFLWDAPTFMLALLGAITMLGLGFIVFKKY is encoded by the coding sequence ATGAAGAAATTAATAATTTTACTATTAACAATTGTCTCTTTGATAGCTGTTTTACCGCAAGATGAAACCTATGCAGAGATGACAGAAATTTTAGATGCACAAAATGTAATCGTGGAAGAAAAAGGTGAGTTTAGAGCTGCATGGCTTTCAAACTTCATCTCAAGTATGCCTAATTATCAAAATGAAGCACAATGGAAAACTGAAGTAACTAAAGTACTTGATACATTAGAATATTTCAATTTCAATGCAGTCATTGTTCACTTTAGAACACATAACAATGCATTATACAAATCTGCAATCAACCCAAGAGCATCATTTATGGCAGGTGTAGCTGATTGGGATGTATTTGACCCAATGTTATGGTTTGTTGAGGAATCACATCGTCGTGGTATTGAGTTCCACGCATGGTTAAACCCATATCGTGTAAGTTCTCAATATAGAGTTGGTTCAATGCCAGCTGCTAACCCGGAATCAAATGCATCAAATGTACTAAATGGTGCAATCTTAAATCCAGGGTTACCAAACGTACGTCAACACATCTATGACACAATCGAAGAAATTATTGAACGTTATCCAGTTGATGCAATCCACTTTGATGATTATTTCTATACAAATATGGGTGCAAACGGTGCAACTACTGGTGCAACAACAATTTTAAGTGAACCAGACCAAGCAACATTTGTTACATATGGTGCTGGTTATAATACATCAAGTGCAGCTTCAAAAGCTGACTGGAGAAGAGAACAAGTAAATATTTTAATTGAAGGTATTCATGATTTATTATCAGATTTTAACGAAGTAACTGGACGTCGTGTTCAATTTGGTATTTCACCAACCGGTATTTATAAAAATGGTAATGGTGTTGTTACTTATGATGCACAAGGAAAACCAATAACAACGGGTTCAGTTTCAACAGGTCAAACACACTATTCATCTTATTTATTTGCTGATTCACTTAAATGGATCTCTGAAGGTTGGTTAGATTACATCTTACCTCAAACTTATTGGGGACATACACATCCTGCTGCAGGATACCAAAACGTGATGGGTTGGTGGGATAAAGTTACTAAATATTTAAATGTAAATCTATACTCAGGTATTGGTGTTTACATGGCTGATGGTACAGGTAACTATTCTTGGTATAATGATCCAGCTGAATTCACAAAACAAATGAATTTCTTAAGAACATTAGAAAATGCACAAGGATTCTCAGTCTATCGTTATAATGATTTATTAAATGGTAAAAATGGACTTACTTCAAATTCTGCAAAACAAGTGAGAGCTGCACATGAATCTTCATGGCAAACGAAAACTCATTTACCAGTTTTACAAAGTTTTGACCCAATTATTCCAAATGCAGTAACAAATATTTCACATACTTCAGGTAATTTAAAATTTGACACTCAAGAAAATGCTAAATTCTATTACGTTTATCGTTCAACTGGTGCATTAAATTACTCAGATGAACAAATCTTTAAAGTTGTTGGTAATTCATCAGATGCACAAATCACTGTACCAACAGGTGATGCAGCTGGTACATATACATATGGTGTGAGAGCAATGTCTCAAACAAACCATTTAGGACCAACATATCAATCAAGCGTACCTCAACCAACAATTAACATTGCTGGTACAAAGGTAGGTTTATTCTATACAAGTGAAGTTACAATTACACTTTCATCTGATTTACCAATTTATTACAAATTAAACAGTGGTGAATATCAATTATATACAACACCAGTTGTTGTAAATTCAAATGGCAATCATACATTCTCATACTATGCCCAAGGTGCAGAAGAAAATTCTAACATTGCATCTGAAAGTTTCTCAGTAGATCGTGTGAATAACGTCTTACCAAATATTACAATTAATGGTAATGTCTTACCAAACGGTCGTTATCAAGTTGGGTCAGCTGTCACAATTACAGCAGCTAGTGGCCAAATTTGGTACAAATATAATCATGGTAACCAATCAATTGATTGGACATTATATACAGGTCCATTTACTTTAGATGATGCAACACTTGTTTCAGGTAATTATGTCATTTATGCAAAAACTAAAGATTCAGGTGGAGTGGACTCTGCTGAAGTTCAAAAAACTTATCAAGTAGGTTATGCACAACCAACATTAGAACTTGCTGGTGAAGGTGAAGATCCAAACTATACATGGTTAGAAATCACAATCAATGCACAATCACCACAACCACAATTTAGAATTAATGGTGGTGCATGGCAAAATTACACAACACCAGTTGATTTTGCTCAATCAGGTACATATAAATTTGAATATCGTAATGCAAATGGTGATACGATACATTCGAAAGAATTTACAATTGTAGGTTTACCTGCAATTCCAAACTATAACATTGAAGGTGATATGGAAGGTATTTACTATGTCTCACCAACCATACTTTCATTTGTAGCACAAGCCGGAAACACAATTAAATATCGCATGCACAATGGTGTTTCATGGGGTTCTTGGACAACATATTCTGAACCTCTAACATTCAACTATAATGGTACATTCACAGTTCAATATAAAGCAGTCAATGCTGGTGGTATTGAAAGTGAAGTTGAAGAAGTCAGAATTCGTATGAATATGCCATATAACGAAGACAATCAATACGTCATTCGTGATGGTCAATTTGTTTATTATTACAATACACAAACACCAGTAGAATTACCTACAACTTATACTGAAAAAGATGAAGAAATTCGTGCAGTATGGGTAGCAACAGTATCAAATATTGATATTGGTTTACATACAAGTCAAGCAGATTATAAAGCGAAAATCATTTCAATCTTAAATAGACTAACTGCGTTAAACTTTAATACTATTTTCTTCCAAACACGTTCTATGAATGATAGTTTCTATCCTTCAGAATATGCACCTTTCTCAAGATACTTAACTGGTACTGAAGGTGTTGATCCAGGTTGGGATGTCTTTGAATATTTAATTACTGAAGCACATAAACGTGGTATTGAAGTCCATGCTTGGATGAATCCTTATCGCGTTTCATCAGGTACCGGAACAAAAGCAGATCAACTTGCACAATTATCAAATGACAACTTTGCAAAACAAAATCCAAGTTATGTTATCCAAGACACATCAGGACATTTAATCTTAAATCCTGGTATTCCTGAAGTTAGACAATACTTATATAACATTATTGCTGAATTAATGGCTAACTACGATGTTGATGGTGTTCACTTCGATGACTATTTCTATAGTTATAACGGTACACCTAATGCTGAAGATGAAGTTGCATTCCTAGCAAATAATCCAAATAGTTTATCACGCGATAATTGGCGTAGAGAAAACATTAACGAACTTGTTAAGACAATCTTTGAAATGGTAGAAACACATAATTCAAGCAATCAAAAAGCTGTTAAATTTGGTATTTCACCATTTGGTATTTGGCAAAACAAAACATCTGATCCAATAGGTTCTAACTCACAAGGCTTACAAAGTTACTCTGCACAATATGCAGATAGCCGTAAGTGGGTTAAAGAAGGTTGGTTACACTATATCATCCCTCAGCTTTACTGGCAATTTAACCATTCAACTGCACGCTTTGCTGATTTAGTTGACTGGTGGGTTGAAACAGTTTCTGGTACAGATGTTAAGTTAATTATTGGTCAAGGTTTCTACCGTTATGCTGAAACATCAAATAACTGGACAGATCAAAATGAATTATTAGAACAAATTCGCTACATGTCACAATATGATGAAATAATTGGTTCATCATTCTTCAGTTATAAGACTTTAAATAGTCCACATGCATTTGTGACACAAGCGATTACAAGACTACAAAATATATTCTGGACAAAACGTGCAACATTCCCGTGGGATACAACAGTATCTGAACCACAGCCAATTGTAAATTACACAGTTACATTTGATACAAATGGTGGTTCAAATGTTGCATATCAAATCGTTCAAGAAGGTATGTTCGCAGAAGAACCAATTGAGCCAACAAAACCTGGCTTTAACTTTGAAGGTTGGTATATTGATCAAGCACTAACACAACGCTTTGACTTTGATACACCAATCACTTCAAATATCACACTTTATGCGAAGTATGAACAAGAACAAGAACCAGTTGTAGAAGTAACCGTTTCATTTAATACAAATGGAGGTTCAGAAGTAGAATCACAAACGGTTCCAAAAGATACACATGCAACAAGACCTACAGCACCAACTAAAGAAGGTTATGACTTTGTTGGATGGTTTAAAGACGAAGCTTTAACACAAGAATTTAGTTTTGGTACAGCTATTTTTGAAGATATGACCTTATATGCTAAATGGCAAGCTAAAACAGTTACACCAGAACCACAACCTGCAACAGGATGTTGGTTCTTATGGGATGCACCAACATTTATGTTAGCTTTACTTGGTGCAATCACTATGTTAGGTTTAGGATTTATCGTATTTAAAAAATACTAG